A segment of the Hyperolius riggenbachi isolate aHypRig1 chromosome 8, aHypRig1.pri, whole genome shotgun sequence genome:
aggaggaaggtgacgactatgatgcatcacaacaactatcacaacgctcacaagaggatgatgaggattctggtaggactctggcacacatggctcaattcatgctagactgcattgaacgtgacccacgcattgtgcgcattctggacaacaccaattactgggtttatacccttctggatccacggtacaaacacaatgttccaaaactgcttgaagaaagagtcagacaggtcaaaatggaagaataccagcaggcccttgtggagactttagagaggagattgacatcctccccctcctctagccagttgtacgcagacagactgacttccgcaaacccaggacgaccaggaaggcagcaaacaacgcaagccgcagctagtacccaaaagggaatggtatcggcagtgtccttggagtgggaaaattttctgacacccatgcagccgcagcccactgaacagcaagcgtgcagatccacctccaacaccgatcgcctggagaagatggtcaaggactacatgtcagatggcgtagctgtgtcgaaccatccatctgcacccttcaactattgggtatcgaagctagacacctggcacgaactggcaatgtacgcaatagaggtgctggcttgcccggcagccagcgttatgtcggaacgctgtttcagtgctgccggaggcatcgtcacagatcggcgtatccgcctctctacagaaaatgcagaccgtctgactcaaattaaaatgaatcaatcctggattggaaatgactacgcaacactccaggaccccaaccaagtaacatgaccaatgaacatctgggatggtgttgcgtttccgggccctgtttattgaacctctcatctgtattacatttatgactgcatggcggcaaaaagcattgctgctatatccgcacgctttttgtccacatgcaaggcctgggttgttgtgtctcacaaagcgtggccttctcctcctgcgcctgctcctgttccatcacgtctgctgctgctgggttagcgttgccgcgtggtccctgtttattgaaccacttatctttattacatttatgactgcatggcggtacaaagcatgctatccgcacgcttcttgccctcatgcaaggcctgggttgttgtgtctcacaaagcgtggccttctcctcctgcgcctgctcctgttccatcacgtctgctgctgctgggttagcgttgccgcgtggtccctgtttattgaaccacttatctttattacatttatgactgcatggcggtacaaagcatgctatccgcacgcttcttgccctcatgcaaggccggggttgttgtgtctcacaaagcgtggccttcttctcctcctgcgccaccctcctcctgttccatcacgtgtgctgctgctgggttagcgttaccggtcccttttcctggaacctcttatatgtattacatttatgactgcatgccgacaaaaaacatgttacctgtgcaaagaaaacagacatttcccgcatttaaaagacagttttccctttgaaactttaaaatcgattttctcaaaaactataagctctttttgctaatttttttttcctcttgtacccactcccaaggtgcacataccctgtaaatttggggtatgtagcatgtaaggaggctttacaaaccacaaaagttcgggtccccattgacttccattatgttcggagttcgggtcgaacacccgaacatcgcggccatgttcggcctgttcggcccgaacccgaacatctagatgttcgcccaacactactcctgaccccccaatttagtgcttcttgttacagtaccacctattatagtgtgctctattatacttcccccacaatggggtaaaatgccaaggaacccctgcagagtcctcaaggaaccccggggttccagggaaccctgattgagaaagcctgatctaggCACTCTGAgcccactgtagcaagggcttattggagctcagtctgggcaggagaaggaggaggaggttactagccagagagtgcagaggggaggagagaagaggagagtgaagttttcacagactgaggggtggagatgcagagcagcttgcctgtgtgtaatgatcaaaagcagaacatggctgctgtcattgtatcacaagaaaaAATAATCATCTACtgctaaagctgtttgcagctagattttctgtgtaaactatctaaactttagataagatatatagacaagttacgtgttatagttagtttttcatctcggatccgctttaaaaagacTGTCCATTTGTAACCACTTTGTGAACAAGCAAATATTGTTAACCAAAAAGAGAAAAATCTACACAAGTGTCACCGCTACTGGCAAATGAACAGATCTGTCATCCAAAACACAAAAATAATTGCAAATGCAAATTGGCATAAAGACTCATATAAAATGCAATGCGATTGAAACACATTGCATGAGCAGTGATCAGGTTTTTGTTAAATTCTCATGCAGATTTgaacaagtgtgaaccctgcctacgAAAGTAGGACAAAGTTATTGCAGTattttgtggtggtggtggcggtgaGGTGGGGGCAATTTAGGAGTGAGAGGGATTCTTGGGATTGTAGAAATAAGTTGTCAGGACAGTGTCTATCAGAGTTGAAGTGGCTCAGAGTGGCTTTAGCCTAAGGACTGAATGACTGTCAGCCCAGGGAGTGAGTTGAGTACTCTAAAGTTAATGATCACTGGAGGTGAGTATGGGTGGTTGGAGGGTGGGGGAATTCATAGTTAGTTTTGTTGGTTTGAAGGAAAGTATATAAAGAGAAGGCTGTAACAgactaatttcctttttttcccttttcttcaCTTTGTTTTGCATATACGAGGGTTACCTTTGCTAACAGCCAATATATTGAAATCTAAGAATTAAACAGTAGGCTGTAATATTTCataagtacatggcaaggaaatgaacagcgctacttaaaaacagacaagtgcctacctgcaaaagagtgcaagccccacttgtgggataaaatacacacctagcatacacatgacctttctaccactggaggatgttggtttccgtaacagcttgcatgcaacctattaagtactcatccctcccactgcgaagaagtcaatcctccatgagaggggacctaacactaactaaatcctaacctatgtaactatatgcatagcctgggtgcggctaatcaaataaatttgaaaattgaaaattgcgcaaaaggtggatcagcgcatcaccaggccgcctccgaatggcctcgaatcagaggtgcgctgagcccccccagaaactgcaaacgcaccttgaacccaaacggaagctctgcatatacaacaAAAGCAAAGCTGATAAGtgagagcagctgaccaaaaatgaattaaattagtacatgacaaggaaatgaacagcactacttaaaaacagacaagtgcctacctacaaaagagtgcaagccccacttgtgggataaaatacacacctagcatacacatgacctgtctaccactggaggatgttggtttccgtaacagcttacggaagctgttacggaaaccaacatcctccagtggtagacagatcatgtgtatgctaggtgtgtattttatcccacaagtggggcttgcactcttttgcaggtaggcacttgtctgtttttaagtagcgctgttaatttcctttgccatgtactaatttaattcatttttggtcagctgctcccacttatcaGCTTTGCTTTtgttgtatatgcagagcttccgtttgggttcaaggtgcgtttgcagtttctgggggggctcagcgcacctctgattcaaggccattcggaggcggcctggtgatgcgctgatccaccttttgcgcaatttgcaattttcgaatttacttgattagccgcacccaggctatgcatatacataggttaggatttagttagtgttatgtcccctcccatggaggattgacttcttcgcagtgataaagggaggggggacacccccTTTCCATAACCAATTCTATCATCAGATTAGTGGTACTGCAATGGGCAGCTTATTTGCACCATCTTATGCTAACCTTACAATGGGCCTATTGGAAAATCAACTTCTACAACACAATCAATTATTCATCAATAATATTGTATTTTACAAGCGCTACATAGATGATTTAATCTTCATTTGGAAAGGCGACACATCCCTTATCCCCATTTTCATTCAACTTCTCAACAGTGACTCAGCCGGACTAGAATTTACGTCACATCATCACTCCACAACCATTGACTTTCTAGACTTGACCATCTTCATCGAGTCTAATACCATTAAAaccaaaaccttttttaaaacAGTTGATTCCAATAACTACATCCACTTTAACAGTTATCATCACCGGCCGTGGACACTCAATACCCCATATTGTCAGTTTAAACGTATTTACcgcaactgtactgaaaatattgACTATGAGGAACAATCTAAATTACTGACCAAAAAATTCACAGCTCGTAAATATCCTAGAAAACTGATTAGAGACGCCAGTCGGAGAGCAAAATCTATGAACCTAGCTCCACCGTCCTCCTCTCCGACCACATCAGACGCACCACCACAGTTTATCACAAGATACAACAAAGAACATCAAAACATTAAAAAGATTCTTCATAATAGATGGGAAATCCTTCTACAAGACCCCTATCTCAAAACAATTTTACAATCCAAACCAGCAATCACTTATAGGAGAGCTCCCAATCTCCGGAATCTCCTAGCCCCCAGTCGTCTCCATATACCACCTCCAGCTCCCACTCTTACCATGTCCCCGATCGAACCAGGCTCTCACCCTTGTAAAAGCCCCAGATGTTCTGCCTGCCAATTTGTTACCAATACCCCAGTGTTTCATTCCACAGCCACAGGTATTCAATATTCCATCAAACAGAACAACACTTGCCTATCAAAATATATCATTTACGTCATAACCTGTGCCTGTCGTCTCCAGTATGTGGGCAGGACAACACAGATGGCACGTAACAGGATAGGACAGCACAAGAGAAACATCTTAAATAAATTTCCCTTCCACAGTGTCTCCAGGCATTTTCATTCACACCACCACAGTAACTCAGACTCCTTCTCCATAACCTTGATTGACTCTATTGGTGAGACTTCACCCAACGCCCATGAAAATCTCAAAAAAAGAGAAATGTATTGGATCCAAGTACTCAAAACCCTTATTCCAGAAGGACTGAATGAAGTACTGGAAAAGGTTTACTGAATGTTGGATCCACATATAGCCGCTATAGTTTTTAAATGTcgctctttttttattattattattattattattattactattattaatttttattatatatatatatatatatatatatatatattatttacacattttttaataaactttttaTAAACTTTTTATTACCACGTTATCTCCCTCActctgcaaaatgtttgtttaccACATTAATACTGATGTCCAAAAACTAaattaggtgctggcttgctgtgccgggatttgaacctgggttgcctgtgtcggaggcagagcctTTGACCACTACACTATCTAGCCGCTATAGGCAGCAGCCATCATGCCAGTGTGTAAGTTTTCACACTTGGTACTTTTTCATCTCTACTCCGCCCCACAGCAATGACATCATACGTTCCACATGGCAGTTGCTGATTGGTGGAAAAGCTTACACTCCCCCTTCTTAAGACACTGGAGCATTCTATGTgattacagaggcgctcagtgtggttttgatgctgttaaggtaAGCCAGTGTTCAGGCAACGCTGGTCTGTTGTTTGATTGtcttattgttctattgttttattgtttaacaGAGATCATTATCACTACCATTTCTAGTACTATTATACTTTGATTGACCTCGTCCTCACCCTGGTAATAATACATATGTTTGCCCTATATTGTATAgataataatatgtatatatatatattttttactttatatttttgttctgtacttttactccatatttttactctatatatttttactctttgtCCTTTTAGCTGCAAATACGTTTTTTACCTCTCTTGGTGACACGTTTTGCCCTCCCCCATCTTTCTTTAAATTAGACCCAATACTGAATCAACAGGTAGctcccatttattattatataccacttgatcccattaaggaacatattaatttacatgcatttattTCACCTGATCAAATGTACCTCTATTTATAACTGTTGCATGAAAAGCAAAAGGAATACAGTGGCCAGTAGAGCTAATAGTCTAAATCCGGAGTTTTCTAcatgaaaatgttctgcataaaatcactttgcatagaattgcatgatttaagagtgttgcataataagtacctctgaatatgttttgatgttcatatagttatgttttgacattgaattgtttgtgaacatgagtgatactcacaaaacctgccttacactatgtcctctgacactttgttttcagctgtatgctcctttttgattggcctgatgaagcgggattgagcccgtgaaacgcgttgcctatttttactgtggagtataaataaaattgttgtttgactgttgatgccacagtccttcctttgtttgctttgtctgcatggatgggataagcccactactgccccatcggttttaagctcgtttaagtgacttttattctattggcgcctctggaaagcttctacatcttcgcagtgggagggacaagtacttaataggttgcatgcaagctgttatggaaaccaacatcctccagtggtagacaggtcatgtgtatgctaggtgtgtattttatcccacaagtggggcttgcactcttttgcaggtaggcacttgtctgtttttaagtagcactgttcatttccttgccatgtactaatttaattcatttttggtccgcTGCTCCCACTtatcagctttgcttttggtgtatatgcagagcttccgtttgggttcaaggtgcgtttgcagtttctgggggggctcagtgcacctctgattcgaggccattcggaggcggcctggtgatgcgctgatccacccttGCGCAATTGTCAATATTcgaatttacttgattagccgcacctaggctatgcatatacataggttaggatttagttagtgttaggtcccctcccatggagcattgacttcttcgcagtgggagggacgagtacttaataggttgcatgcaagctgttacggaaaccaacatcctccattggtagacaggtcatgtgtatgctaggtgtgtattttatcccacaagcggggcttgcactcttttgcaggtaggcacttgtctgtttttaagtagcgctgttcatttccttgccatgtactaatttaaatcatttttggtcagctgctcccacttatcagctttgcttttggtgtatatgcagagcttcagtttgggttcaaggtgcgtttgcagtttctgggggggctcagcgaacctctgattcgaggccattcggaggcggcctggtgatgcgctgatccaccttttgcgcaatttgtaatatttcatggcccatatgcaattcagttttcctCCTTGGTTTCTCCATGTTGCTATTTTCACATCTTGACAATAAAATGTCTtagccccccagcaagcaagaaaatgcaaaaaatctaTGTGATAGTAcgttttctactacttttggtacttttttaattgtgaaatgccaaaaaattattttaaagagaagatgaaaaattatcagaaAACTGAGAAGAAAAAGGTGAATTGTGTATGGGCTTGAATGTCACAGATGAAAAcctgtaaaaacacatttttttaacatGTCTAATACCTAAGAAAAACAGTGAAAAATAACTGCACATTCTTTTAAAGACAACAGAGAATGGAtcaaggcaacaaaacattcatcaAATATTTCATTATTAAAGGAATTTCTGATGTCCCAGAATTACAGCTTCCAATTTTTTTGTTGGTTTTGCTAATTTTTCTCACCACTTTAGGAGGTAACATGACCATTCTCTTGCTGATCTGTACAGATCATCAACTTCACACTCCAATGTACTTCTTTCTGGCCAACTTGTCTGTCCTTGACATCTCTTGTTCTACAATTACTCTTCATAAGGCCCTTCTAACATTTATGACGGGCGATAAACTGGTTTCGTATGTCAGTTGTTTACTGCAGATGTTTTTCTTCTTATCTTTCACTTGTGCTGAAGTTTTAATTTTGACAGCCATGGGCTTTGACCGCTACGTGGCCATCTGTAACCCCTTGCGTTATCGTACAGTCATGACGGACAGAGTGTGTTgtggcctggctgggatttgtTGGGTTGTGGGACTCTTGGACATCATGCCTTGCCTTTTAAAAATATCCTCCTTCACTTGTTACTCATCATCCGAGATCAACCATTTCTTCTGTGACCTTGTGCCATTGATGAAGGTTTCCTGCAGTGATATTTCTTCTCTGCAGCTTTATGTGATGATTGAGGGAGTTTTCCTGTCTGCTTTTGTTCCATGCATGCTTACCTTTATATCCTATGTTTTCATTATCAGAACCATCCTAAGAATTAGTTCCAGCATTGGCAGACGGAAAGCCTTCTACACTTGCTCCTCACATCTCACGGTTATCACCCTTCTTTACGCCACCTTGGCTTATCAGTACTTCAGACCAATTGATTACATTGCGCTGGAGACTAATAAACTTTCTTCCTTGTTTAACACTACAGTTGTACCCATATTAAACCCTCTCATCTACAGCCTGAAAAATAAAGATGTaaaatccgctttaaagaggaggtTAAATATATCTAAACATGTTTTTAAAAATCATCCCATTTAGATCATTTTtgactcttaaagagacactgaagcgaaaaaaaaattatgatattatgatttgtatgtgtagtacagctaagaaataaaacattaagatcagatacatcagtctacttatttccagtacaggaagagttgagaaactccagttgttatctctatgcaaacaagccattaagctctccgactaagttagtcgtggagagggctgttatctgacttttattatctcaactgtttctggactatttacttttcctctgccagaggagatgtcattacttcacagactgctctgaaagaatcattttgaatgctgagtgttgtgtaatctgcacatattatagaataatgcaatgttagaaaaaacactatatacctgaaaataaaagtatgagaatattttctttgctgctaatcttctagtaattattcatagtacacaaccaattcattatatcatatttttttttcgcttcagtgtctctttaagtgtcttgTATGTGTAGAGTTCTCTTTCGTATGTGTAGTTctgtgcaatttttatttttattttgctctGTGACAAACATTAAGTCATTGAGCTGCCGAACAGGTAAGCAACGGAAATTCTAAACATGAGATTAGGGATGTTCAATCATTTAGATTTCACGTAATAGAATTTTCCGCATTTCCggttggaaattggcatttctgatcACAAATAGTAAACAGGAAATTGGACTTCTGTGGAAATCCTGTTTgccacaactctgtaattttagcccaatcacagaactcaaaagcgttggaccaatcagagaattcagaATGTTTCCGCAAAAATCAGATTAccatggtaattttagaccagtcACAAGGCAGATTTACCATTTTTTctaatcttgattttttttttattctctgatacaaaaaaattacaagtaaaatactccttggaaatcagaacaaacataaaaacagaaaatcagaaattggcagtggcagaaattggaatttccgtGGAATCGGAATTGGGAAATGGGAATTTCTAACCATCTCTATATGAGATAATGAGCACAGCAAGAAGCTTTTAACTTCTAAGTAGTTGATTGTGAAACTATTGAACTCAGCATGGACTTGATTGTGAAACAATTGTTGTGGTATTACAACAAGGAGATATGTTAGGTAAGTATCTCCAGTACTGACAATGGAGAAGATCAGGAAATGTATTCGTTTGGTCAGGGCATAATTTAAATATGATGGCCCCCATAGGCAAATTTCTGCAGGCAGGCTGGGCCAATCCCACCACACCCATCTGGGGTGATTAAATCaactcccctcccttcccccacagATATTTCAGAGTAGCATGGTAGCGGAACTTTATAGTTTACCTGCTTCTGATGGTGGGATAGGTTCTCCTCAGTCCTCTGCTCAGTGTAGACGTGCTGTGCAGCCTATCACCTTGCTGCTCCTAatactgtatgtcatgtgacatgcatcggAAGCGGCAAGGTGAGAAGCTGGATGGCAGCTACACTGAACACATGAGTAAGTAGGACCTGTCCTGCTGCCGGAAGAAGATATAGTATGCACACACACCCTTAGCCCCTGGTCCTCTCCGTGGTCCCGCTGAAGTCGCACATGCCAGCCTGTCCACGCACCCGGTGCAATCATGTGCCCATCGCCATAAGAATCCTGCACAAGCATGCTTCAATCTTACGAGAACCATGCATGCACAAGATGCTTACGGTGACCGGCATTAATGAAGCCACCAGTGGgaccatggaggggacccagaggatgtcAAGGGACCTCGCGGTctacggggaggggggaagctggagaaagccccaggtaagttcagattccaCTTTTTTCACTGTTTAGGGtccgtttaaaggaatactatcgattcacatatttttttcaattgacacaggaattgtttgggaagtgctgctaagtactggtgaatacattttagtagcaacttctttgtttactgttagcaaaatacattcaaagtttaatgacgccaaaactgacggctgactgagtcatgaggagaggggaaattcccctcacacttgatcagttaactctgtgtgtagctctgtgtgtgacagagagagacaggacacaggagctgcagctgttgggagctctgtttctgactgaagtgtctgaagagagcagaggaaatgtaactaattctcacagctttttcatatttttttgctttcagagtttgatatgtttgatatttgctttctgtatatgcaactctggctgtgcattgaagcagacaccccttctgaaatggatttgtcccaatatagctaaatcctaccctcaataaattacagcttttgcctctgatatttaacatgaaaagtaggaaaatgtttacacagctacttagacattatttgtacattgtcattttagaacacttaggtatcaatagtattcctttaagtaaatcTGCTACAGATTCAGTAACCATTAAAAGTCCACAAATACATCAAGGTTTGCAATATATTTTATCATGGGTGTCTATGGGCAAGGGTAAAGTGGAGGTGGACAAATTCTTGCCTGAAAAAAATACGAATTTAAATCAAGAAATTGATGCCAAAATGTGCTTGTATCAAAAGATCTCTTATCCATGTtggtggggtaactatactctacCCCTTTCTTAATATTTTTataagcaagacgttttaaatcaggatgataccatttattagctaactaaaaagaataagaataagcaagctttcggccttgcagccttcgtcgggcttaaatcctgtttgcttgcaggctgatggtacagacagctttatacatgcaacatcacaagggaaaacatagatttttttcaagcataaatacatgtcataagatgccttaagtgaaacagaacatctgaaTAGAGTGGGAGGTTGTCAGCTGAgttaagaatccttgtttacaccatgctcacagacctgggagttgaactgacacagaggtatcgtaaattctgagttcacaagtttagctatataggctgagaaagagtttaaatatcatcaACTTTACACCAATATAAATAGTTTTTGAccttattcaagcctttgtccactgctttgaaccaatttacagCATGTAAACGTGTCATTGccttgaagggtggcttcaaaatgtcaaatgattgattaatagcagaaacaaaatgtataaattggttcaaagcagtggacaatggcttgaataaggacaaaaactttttatattggtatgaagcTGATGATATTTAAGGTCTTTCTCAGCttatatagctaaacttgtgaactcagaatgtacaatataaaagagaaaaccgagagcccaatatggtgtagtatgttatgaTAATTGGTTAAATGGTTAAGTGaggatgattatactcacaaacaaggtgtaacgataggtgtcagcaaccagagagagaatctgatttttggcgatctgcagtatccccaagaatacagatatacctgattattggggatctgcagaatcgccaataatcaaatatgtctaacctctagacacctgaatgtgtaagtgttttggtgcaacagtaagctttggaccaccggggtagcaggtggtccaataagtagagaagactctactgcagtcaaggacacctggagagggagtccctgactgataaggagcagtgtccccttggaagagcaggggacccctgcggaaaggctggacaccctgcggagggtgacagccagaaggtcagacaggccgggtcggcaacagagtatcagatatgcaaagtaccaaatcagagatcagaagaatagtcaggaaagctacaggtcatagcagatatcagaacaaggcctagtctgaggtgtgaggtccgtgatctcaacaccctggaactattctagagaataacacagatgatatacaatattcctagtctggggtgttagggccgtgatctcaacatcctggaactatgctagagaataacacagatggtatacagtattcctagtctggggtgtgagggccgtgatctcaacaccctggaactatgctagagaataacacagatgatatacagtattcctagtctgaggtgtgagggccgtgatctcaacaccctggaactatgctagagaataacacagatgatatacagtattcctagtctggggtgtgagggccgtgatctcaacaccctggaactatgctagagaataacacagatgatatacaataactggctaagtgt
Coding sequences within it:
- the LOC137527343 gene encoding olfactory receptor 8A1-like produces the protein MDQGNKTFIKYFIIKGISDVPELQLPIFLLVLLIFLTTLGGNMTILLLICTDHQLHTPMYFFLANLSVLDISCSTITLHKALLTFMTGDKLVSYVSCLLQMFFFLSFTCAEVLILTAMGFDRYVAICNPLRYRTVMTDRVCCGLAGICWVVGLLDIMPCLLKISSFTCYSSSEINHFFCDLVPLMKVSCSDISSLQLYVMIEGVFLSAFVPCMLTFISYVFIIRTILRISSSIGRRKAFYTCSSHLTVITLLYATLAYQYFRPIDYIALETNKLSSLFNTTVVPILNPLIYSLKNKDVKSALKRRLNISKHVFKNHPI